In Silene latifolia isolate original U9 population chromosome 3, ASM4854445v1, whole genome shotgun sequence, a single window of DNA contains:
- the LOC141648983 gene encoding uncharacterized protein LOC141648983, protein MPSTTVCRDGRGREKQTSDPYRIVQGPEEATRDFLNRFNREKVAIPRCDIATAIEAFRQGLRQESDLYKDLTKYPCTTFEEVQTKAIAVMRLEEDSGPRRAAYGTDSTSRKAPVEKQNERAKPYSKPVNKVSEGPGGKNNSEPPPKVSEYKFSTNLAGVLKALKEIRGVRWPRMRTDERPNDKRDSSKRCEYHDDIGHDTDECYTLRKEVKFQYDRGNLDHLLPGGSTKVHSTNQVLPTPSPVCTRIVNVITGGSELCGLTYSAAKRHATQTKGDKPEFSCRVSRQDLPAVTFDETDAQNAPEQHHDALIITLPIGNCEVRKILVDTGSSVNLIMLETLKVMGFSEKDLATKEALDPRNKGGTFNLPPMPEVPNALGSARNTWGSGRS, encoded by the exons ATGCCTTCCACCACGGTTTGCCGTGACGGCCGCGGACGAGAAAAACAAACCAGTGACCCGTACCGGATAGTGCAGGGACCTGAGGAGGCCACCAGGGATTTTCTGAACAGGTTCAACAGGGAGAAGGTGGCAATCCCTCGGTGCGACATAGCCACAGCCATAGAAGCATTCCGCCAGGGGCTCCGCCAGGAGTCGGACTTGTATAAAGATTTGACCAAATACCCATGCACTACCTTCGAGGAGGTGCAGACAAAGGCGATTGCAGTCATGCGGCTGGAAGAAGACTCAGGGCCCAGGAGGGCAGCTTATGGCACAGATTCTACATCCAGAAAGGCACCTGTGGAGAAGCAGAATGAAAGAGCCAAACCCTACAGCAAACCTGTGAATAAAGTATCGGAAGGCCCAGGAGGAAAGAACAACTCAGAGCCACCTCCGAAAGTAAGTGAGTATAAATTCTCAACCAATCTTGCAGGTGTACTCAAGGCCCTAAAGGAGATCCGAGGAGTCAGATGGCCCAGGATGCGGACTGACGAGCGTCCTAACGACAAGAGAGACTCCAGTAAAAGGTGCGAATATCATGATGACATCGGCCATGACACCGACGAATGCTACACCTTgagaaaggaagtcaaattccagTACGATCGAGGAAACCTGGACCACCTATTGCCAGGAGGATCCACCAAAGTTCATTCCACTAACCAGGTTCTGCCTACTCCTTCACCTGTGTGCACTAGAATTGTAAATGTTATTACAGGAGGCTCGGAATTGTGCGGCCTGACCTATTCAGCAGCCAAAAGACACGCCACACAGACCAAAGGAGATAAGCCAGAGTTTTCCTGCAGAGTCAGCCGCCAGGACCTCCCTGCAGTCACCTTTGATGAAACAGATGCACAAAATGCTCCAGAACAACACCACGACGCTCTGATCATCACCCTCCCCATAGGAAACTGCGAGGTACGGAAGATCCTGGTGGACACAGGAAGCTCCGTCAACCTGATTATGCTGGAAACACTGAAGGTcatggggttcagcgagaagGACTTAGCAACAAAAGAG gccctggatccacgaaATAAAGGCGGTACCTTCAACTTACCACCAATGCCTGAAGTTCCCAACGCCTTGGGGAGTGCAAGAAATACGTGGGGATCAGGAAGAAGCTAA